One stretch of Clavelina lepadiformis chromosome 6, kaClaLepa1.1, whole genome shotgun sequence DNA includes these proteins:
- the LOC143462354 gene encoding uncharacterized protein LOC143462354, translated as MPAKRKAKKPVVVFCELRRPPDEIVNISSQNGAEGVVTRMLPKSHVSHVILNANVSEERFLDMKVSTENKMQRKSKDVHNHFINTFIKRLERKQQRWMREDEYVSKNFQLSAPGRGKTQESNGTSGPLTLPTPPQPQVLYKKAKYPYMSVGRLPGFGQQHSRKETLPRIQTVPVGRARPTANQPPIRVKLPAPRPPNSEDQVTWNGATTNQRADTASTIATRMTGGTRGKRKVAKNYDSRFTELLTWLSPVDAKKGPMFSRSKVLFGMSQPTY; from the exons ATGCCAGCGAAAAGGAAGGCAAAGAAACCGGTCGTTGTGTTTTGCGAGCTCCGTCGACCACCGGATGAAATTGTGAACATTTCCTCCCAAAATGGGGCGGAGGGAGTAGTCACCCGGATGTTACCGAAGTCACATGTCAGTCACGTGATTTTGAACGCCAACGTCAGCGAAGAAAGGTTCTTGGATATGAAG GTATCAACGGAGAACAAAATGCAGAGAAAGAGCAAAGATGTTCACAATCATTTCATCAACACATTCATCAAGAGACTGGAAAGGAAACAACAAAGATGGATGAGG GAAGACGAATACGTCAGCAAGAATTTCCAACTATCGGCTCCAGGGCGGGGGAAAACCCAGGAAAGCAACGGAACTTCCGGACCTCTGACCTTGCCAACCCCACCACAGCCTCAAGTGCTTTACAAAAAGGCAAAGTATCCCTATATGAGTGTCGGTCGTTTGCCCGGATTTGGTCAACAGCACAGTCGAAAG GAAACACTTCCTCGGATTCAAACTGTGCCCGTGGGGCGCGCAAGACCCACCGCAAACCAACCGCCAATCAGGGTAAAGTTGCCTGCCCCCCGACCCCCGAATTCTGAGGATCAGGTGACGTGGAACGGAGCAACAACCAACCAGCGTGCTGATACTGCCAGTACCATCGCAACTCGAATGACTGGCGGTACTCGTGGAAAGCGAAAAGTTGCTAAAAACTATGACAGTCGCTTCACGGAGTTGCTGACTTGGCTTTCACCAGTCGACGCTAAGAAAGGGCCTATGTTTAGCCGCTCCAAAGTATTGTTCGGTATGTCGCAGCCTACTTACTGA
- the LOC143462014 gene encoding protein ILRUN-like isoform X2, whose protein sequence is MDDTGGDMDIDQCLIGKFSSMGTTDKDVLIGEFRKLLGFQLNSAGCEFFLDMTNWNLHAAIGAYYDFEMPTMKTPSMSFVRDITIGEGEAVPPDTSFIKTWRIQNTGGEKWPIGCTLRFVNGDRMGSPEWVAVADLPPNETLDVSVKMISPATPGIYQGQWRIYTRNMIPFGDIIWVIISVEAGGLLGVTQQMSQFASGLGSPERGHFDAQMDTNPFAVGNNQNNSNVLSCNATDLAFGQSENSFRPLAIDSLNNQPSLEFQTNCSASDEAEKMGTEDNTSFSRRLTASPVLDSMLLKHDMEPSPTVSCWNTKSPTISSRCEDLTASCSSYDINARQASPFNSPSKLRELEESFNSPDAPSPIRPSRDLMVNFEEPPKAVHRLDFSSGS, encoded by the exons ATGGATGACACCGGCGGAGACATGGATATTGACCAATGCTTGATTGGAAAGTTTAGTTCCATGGGAACAACTGATAAAGATGTTTTAATCGGGGAATTCCGAAAATTACTGGGTTTTCAACTAAACTCAGCGGGATGTGAGTTTTTTCTCGACATGACAAACTG GAATCTTCATGCTGCTATTGGGGCTTACTATGATTTTGAAATGCCCACGATGAAAACTCCTTCAATGTCTTTTGTCCGTGATATCACAATCGGTGAGGGGGAGGCCGTGCCACCCGAcacaagttttataaaaacctGGAGGATACAGAATACTG GTGGTGAGAAATGGCCAATAGGATGCACTTTGCGTTTTGTTAACGGAGATCGAATGGGTTCACCGGAGTGGGTTGCTGTGGCTGACCTTCCACCGAATGAAACACTTGATGTATCCGTAAAGATGATAAGTCCAGCAACGCCGGGCATCTACCAAGGACAGTGGAGAATTTATACCAGAAATATGATTCCCTTTGGAG ATATAATTTGGGTGATTATATCGGTAGAGGCTGGCGGCTTGCTCGGTGTCACCCAGCAAATGTCACAATTTGCTAGTGGCTTGGGTAGTCCGGAACGAGGACATTTTGATGCTCAGATGGACACCAATCCTTTCGCTGTTggaaataatcaaaataactCAAATGTTTTGTCATGCAATGCAACTGACTTGGCGTTTGGTCAGTCTGAAAACTCTTTTCGGCCGTTGGCAATTGATTCACTGAACAATCAGCCTTCTTTagaatttcaaacaaactgtTCCGCAAGTGATGAAGCGGAAAAAATGGGCACAGAAGATAACACGAGTTTCAGTAGAAGACTGACGGCATCTCCAGTGTTGGATTCAATGCTCTTAAAACACGACATGGAACCATCGCCAACTGTGTCCTGTTGGAACACGAAAAGTCCAACGATTTCATCCAGATGTGAAGATCTTACAG CTTCGTGCTCATCGTATGATATAAATGCGAGACAAGCTTCTCCTTTTAATTCACCGTCGAAACTTCGTGAATTGGAAGAATCATTCAACTCTCCTGACGCCCCATCTCCAATTCGACCTTCAAGAGATTTAATGGTTAATTTTGAG GAGCCACCAAAAGCTGTGCATCGATTGGACTTTTCCAGTGGGTCTTGA
- the LOC143462014 gene encoding protein ILRUN-like isoform X1 produces the protein MDDTGGDMDIDQCLIGKFSSMGTTDKDVLIGEFRKLLGFQLNSAGCEFFLDMTNWNLHAAIGAYYDFEMPTMKTPSMSFVRDITIGEGEAVPPDTSFIKTWRIQNTGGEKWPIGCTLRFVNGDRMGSPEWVAVADLPPNETLDVSVKMISPATPGIYQGQWRIYTRNMIPFGDIIWVIISVEAGGLLGVTQQMSQFASGLGSPERGHFDAQMDTNPFAVGNNQNNSNVLSCNATDLAFGQSENSFRPLAIDSLNNQPSLEFQTNCSASDEAEKMGTEDNTSFSRRLTASPVLDSMLLKHDMEPSPTVSCWNTKSPTISSRCEDLTGPSHALHRIEEEAKMVANSYNNDGPKFLASCSSYDINARQASPFNSPSKLRELEESFNSPDAPSPIRPSRDLMVNFEEPPKAVHRLDFSSGS, from the exons ATGGATGACACCGGCGGAGACATGGATATTGACCAATGCTTGATTGGAAAGTTTAGTTCCATGGGAACAACTGATAAAGATGTTTTAATCGGGGAATTCCGAAAATTACTGGGTTTTCAACTAAACTCAGCGGGATGTGAGTTTTTTCTCGACATGACAAACTG GAATCTTCATGCTGCTATTGGGGCTTACTATGATTTTGAAATGCCCACGATGAAAACTCCTTCAATGTCTTTTGTCCGTGATATCACAATCGGTGAGGGGGAGGCCGTGCCACCCGAcacaagttttataaaaacctGGAGGATACAGAATACTG GTGGTGAGAAATGGCCAATAGGATGCACTTTGCGTTTTGTTAACGGAGATCGAATGGGTTCACCGGAGTGGGTTGCTGTGGCTGACCTTCCACCGAATGAAACACTTGATGTATCCGTAAAGATGATAAGTCCAGCAACGCCGGGCATCTACCAAGGACAGTGGAGAATTTATACCAGAAATATGATTCCCTTTGGAG ATATAATTTGGGTGATTATATCGGTAGAGGCTGGCGGCTTGCTCGGTGTCACCCAGCAAATGTCACAATTTGCTAGTGGCTTGGGTAGTCCGGAACGAGGACATTTTGATGCTCAGATGGACACCAATCCTTTCGCTGTTggaaataatcaaaataactCAAATGTTTTGTCATGCAATGCAACTGACTTGGCGTTTGGTCAGTCTGAAAACTCTTTTCGGCCGTTGGCAATTGATTCACTGAACAATCAGCCTTCTTTagaatttcaaacaaactgtTCCGCAAGTGATGAAGCGGAAAAAATGGGCACAGAAGATAACACGAGTTTCAGTAGAAGACTGACGGCATCTCCAGTGTTGGATTCAATGCTCTTAAAACACGACATGGAACCATCGCCAACTGTGTCCTGTTGGAACACGAAAAGTCCAACGATTTCATCCAGATGTGAAGATCTTACAGGTCCTTCCCATGCACTCCATAGAATTGAGGAGGAAGCAAAAATGGTTGCCAATAGCTACAATAATGACGGACCTAAATTTTTAGCTTCGTGCTCATCGTATGATATAAATGCGAGACAAGCTTCTCCTTTTAATTCACCGTCGAAACTTCGTGAATTGGAAGAATCATTCAACTCTCCTGACGCCCCATCTCCAATTCGACCTTCAAGAGATTTAATGGTTAATTTTGAG GAGCCACCAAAAGCTGTGCATCGATTGGACTTTTCCAGTGGGTCTTGA
- the LOC143462993 gene encoding bis(5'-nucleosyl)-tetraphosphatase PrpE [asymmetrical]-like: protein MLPVLLSKRAGMAGFLGFAASYISSYFHFSTKNEQLRLQDETEPFIRHKTLLESDFQGKDLVIVGDVHGCYDELMKLFEEVKKKTFKSFVTVFVGDMINKGPKNLEVLNYIINTPHIHCIRGNHEQKVVLDYLKFMKNNVEPKPPMQWVKELSGTQANFLKNLPYTISIPSLNLVVVHAGLEPGKSLQLHNANDMANMRNLVSVKDEFHGKVLKPTSIPGVGTPWVELWPGPEHVYFGHDAVKKLQLNENSTGLDTGCVYGGKLTCVLLHLNDKSEKIVEKELISVEPVNVYVPVD from the coding sequence ATGCTGCCAGTCTTGCTATCAAAAAGAGCTGGAATGGCTGGTTTTTTAGGATTTGCTGCATCCTACATTTCTtcgtattttcatttttctacCAAAAACGAGCAGCTTAGGCTTCAAGATGAAACTGAACCATTTATTCGCCATAAGACACTTCTTGAATCTGATTTTCAAGGAAAAGATCTTGTCATAGTCGGTGATGTTCACGGGTGCTACGATGAGTTAATGAAGTTATTTGAGGAagtcaaaaagaaaactttcaaatcTTTTGTCACTGTGTTTGTTGGAGATATGATCAACAAGGGACCAAAAAACCTGGAAGTTTTGAATTATATTATCAATACTCCACATATTCACTGTATTCGGGGAAATCATGAACAAAAAGTTGTATTggattatttaaaatttatgaaaaataatgtCGAACCAAAGCCACCAATGCAATGGGTTAAAGAATTATCTGGAACACAAGctaattttctaaaaaatcttCCATACACAATATCAATTCCATCCTTGAATTTGGTTGTGGTTCATGCCGGGCTTGAACCTGGCAAATCGCTACAACTTCACAATGCGAATGATATGGCCAATATGCGCAATCTTGTGTCAGTGAAAGACGAATTTCAtggtaaagttttaaaaccGACAAGCATTCCTGGTGTAGGGACCCCCTGGGTAGAATTGTGGCCAGGGCCAGAGCACGTATATTTCGGGCATGACGCTGTTAAGAAGCTTCAGTTAAATGAAAACAGCACTGGACTTGATACTGGTTGTGTTTATGGTGGAAAACTGACTTGTGTACTATTAcatttaaatgataaaagcGAAAAGATCGTTGAGAAGGAATTGATTAGCGTTGAACCGGTAAACGTTTATGTACCAGTCGATTAA
- the LOC143463159 gene encoding uncharacterized protein LOC143463159, with protein sequence MYPNIMQKKLPGGKILKTTTTLVGAIRQTLTSPARHRQRKLPVCPTKERLCLLFILTLFSLVLSANAMTLNQKRVFSMEKMNTGGRLEEKRTSFTSQCRKCAQLRRLTSRFDVTDQQDEITSSHPSLNKLTALARKLRQSCDKMTYQRCKIVYPWKNEIKLTSQNGDKRSKDTRMAKEILPAITRTTTTSSNDDVSSNFDVLSRKKRTPGGQIEGDRRLIDLFCMTHYILEIKHDGTVTGSRVRNANTLLEIQSVEAGGVVSFQSKATGLYLAMDKKGRLYGTKHFSKEHSAFVERMRPNFYNTYSARHYPRKHGKSKRSASGDWYVAIGKHGTVRKANRIGPTHSAAQFLPLYRQ encoded by the exons ATGTACCCGAACATCATGCAGAAAAAACTTCCGGGaggaaaaattttgaaaacgacCACGACACTTGTCGGAGCGATTAGACAGACTCTGACGTCTCCTGCACGTCATAGACAAAGAAAGTTGCCAGTTTGCCCGACCAAAGAGCGATTGTGTCTCTTGTTTATCCTGACATTATTTAGCCTTGTGCTATCAGCAAACGCGATGAcgttaaatcaaaaaagagTCTTCTCTATGGAGAAGATGAATACAGGAGGAAGGCTTGAAGAAAAGCGGACCTCTTTCACGTCACAATGCAGAAAATGCGCCCAGCTTAGACGTCTGACGTCACGTTTTGACGTCACCGATCAACAAGACGAAATAACTTCGTCACATCCGTCATTGAACAAACTAACTGCGCTTGCGCGGAAATTACGTCAGTCTTGCGACAAAATGACGTACCAGCGATGCAAAATTGTGTATCCGTGGaaaaacgaaataaaactAACCTCCCAAAACGGGGATAAAAGAAGCAAAGACACACGCATggcaaaagaaattttaccAGCAATTACGCGGACAACGACTACATCATCAAACGATGACGTTTCGTCCAATTTTGACGTTTTGTCTCGGAAGAAGAGGACACCCGGCGGCCAGATAGAAGGAGATCGACGTCTTATTGATCTCTTTTGTATGACCCATtatattttggaaataaaacACGATGGCACGGTGACTGGGAGCAGAGTACGGAATGCTAACA cgCTGCTTGAAATTCAGTCAGTTGAAGCTGGCGGAGTGGTGAGCTTCCAAAGCAAGGCGACTGGACTCTATCTGGCCATGGACAAGAAAGGAAGACTTTACGGAACG AAACATTTTTCGAAGGAGCACAGCGCCTTCGTGGAAAGGATGCGCCCGAATTTTTACAACACCTACAGCGCTCGGCACTACCCGAGGAAGCACGGAAAGTCGAAGCGTAGCGCTTCTGGGGACTGGTACGTCGCCATCGGGAAACACGGCACTGTTCGCAAGGCGAATCGTATCGGCCCGACTCACTCAGCAGCCCAATTCCTCCCGCTTTATCGacagtga